One genomic segment of Pleurodeles waltl isolate 20211129_DDA chromosome 11, aPleWal1.hap1.20221129, whole genome shotgun sequence includes these proteins:
- the UPB1 gene encoding beta-ureidopropionase, which yields MAAELESVELTLEKHLPEQELREVKRILYGSGSRKLDLPQDAVEAASKLGFELQGHQLEAAPEQLRKPRIVRVGLIQNQIVQPTSKPVGEQVAALHKRIGDIVEVASLCGVNIVCFQEAWTMPFAFCTREKLPWTEFAESAEQGPTTAFCQKLAKQYNMVVVSSILERDEAHGDTLWNTAVVISNSGAVLGKTRKNHIPRVGDFNESTYYMEGNTGHRVFQTAFGKIAVNICYGRHHPLNWFMYSANGAEIIFNPSATIGELSESLWPIEARNAAIANHCFTCAINRVGTEHFENEFTSGDSKPAHHDFGQFYGSSYVSAPDGSRTPGLSRTCDGLLVTELDLNLCRQVSDKWNFKMTGRYDLYAEELAEIIHPDFKPNIIHE from the exons GAAGCTAGATTTGCCCCAAGATGCAGTGGAGGCGGCGTCGAAGCTCGGCTTTGAACTGCAGGGTCACCAGCTGGAGGCAGCTCCAGAGCAACTGCGCAAACCTCGCATTGTGCGGGTGGGACTGATCCAGAACCAGATCGTCCAGCCAACCAGCAAGCCTGTAGGAGAGCAG GTAGCAGCACTGCACAAGCGCATCGGAGACATAGTGGAGGTGGCCAGCCTGTGTGGagtgaacattgtgtgctttcagGAGGCCTGGA CCATGCCCTTTGCCTTCTGTACAAGAGAAAAACTTCCCTGGACGGAATTTGCGGAGTCAGCTGAGCAAGGTCCTACGACGGCCTTTTGCCAAAAG TTAGCAAAGCAGTACAATATGGTGGTGGTGTCTTCCATCCTGGAGAGAGACGAGGCACACGGGGACACTCTCTGGAACACAGCAGTGGTCATCTCTAACTCTGGTGCCGTTCTCGGAAAGACCAGGAAGAACCACATACCACGGGTGGGAGACTTCAATGAG TCTACCTATTACATGGAGGGAAATACTGGTCACAGAGTATTCCAGACGGCTTTTGGAAAGATCGCTGTGAACATCTGCTACGGAAGGCATCACCCTCTCAACTGGTTCATGTACTCCGCCAACGGAGCCGAGATCATCTTCAATCCATCTGCAACCATTGGGGAGCTGAG TGAATCACTTTGGCCAATTGAAGCAAGAAATGCTGCCATTGCGAACCACTGCTTCACTTGTGCCATCAACAGAGTTGGAACG GAGCATTTTGAAAACGAATTCACATCTGGGGATAGCAAACCAG CCcaccatgactttggacagttctATGGCTCCAGTTATGTGTCCGCACCTGATGGGAGCAGGACCCCAGGCCTTTCCCGCACCTGTGATGGGCTTCTGGTGACAGAGCTGGACTTGAATCTTTGTCGGCAAGTCAGTGACAAGTGGAACTTCAAG ATGACAGGAAGATACGATCTCTACGCAGAGGAACTTGCTGAAATCATTCACCCCGACTTCAAACCGAACATCATTCACGAGTAG